A window of the Corallococcus exiguus genome harbors these coding sequences:
- a CDS encoding ABC transporter ATP-binding protein, which translates to MAAIVLEDLVKAYGGTPVVRGLSLQVGQGELVSLLGPSGCGKTTTLRMLAGLEHPDAGVIRLGDEVVAAPGVRVPPEKRGLGMVFQSYAIWPHRSVEANVAYPLSLRKVPRHEVASRVREALRWVRLEAYAARMPHELSGGQLQRVALARALVAGPRVLLLDEPLSNLDAALREELRAEIAALRARLGTTLVFVTHDQGEALALSDRIAVMNRGVIEQVDTPERLYREPATPFVAGFVGGANVLRGEVRAGAFHCAGAETSFDLPMDAKPGPGTLVVRPEDLELGETGTPLVLSARLFLGHAAEYRFPVGDAFLRVIGPALEGVRAGQTLRVRVRKATVFDAGA; encoded by the coding sequence ATGGCGGCCATCGTCCTGGAGGACCTGGTCAAGGCTTACGGCGGGACGCCCGTGGTGCGTGGCTTGAGCCTTCAAGTAGGGCAGGGCGAGCTGGTGTCCCTGCTGGGCCCTTCTGGATGCGGGAAGACGACGACGCTGCGGATGCTCGCGGGGTTGGAGCATCCGGACGCGGGCGTCATCCGCCTGGGGGATGAAGTGGTCGCTGCACCCGGTGTGCGCGTTCCTCCCGAGAAGCGCGGCCTGGGCATGGTGTTCCAGAGCTACGCCATCTGGCCGCATCGCAGCGTCGAAGCGAACGTCGCCTATCCCCTGTCGCTCCGGAAGGTGCCACGCCACGAGGTGGCTTCCCGCGTGCGCGAGGCCCTGCGCTGGGTGCGGCTGGAGGCCTATGCGGCGCGGATGCCGCACGAACTGTCCGGCGGACAGTTGCAGCGCGTGGCGCTCGCGCGGGCGTTGGTGGCAGGGCCTCGCGTGCTGCTGCTGGACGAGCCCCTTTCCAACCTGGACGCGGCCCTGCGCGAGGAGTTGCGCGCGGAGATCGCCGCACTGCGAGCCCGGCTGGGCACGACGCTCGTGTTCGTCACGCACGACCAGGGCGAAGCGCTGGCCTTGTCGGACCGCATCGCCGTGATGAACCGGGGCGTCATCGAACAGGTGGACACTCCGGAGCGGCTGTACCGGGAACCGGCGACTCCGTTCGTCGCGGGCTTCGTCGGAGGCGCGAACGTGCTGCGGGGCGAGGTGCGCGCGGGCGCCTTCCACTGTGCGGGCGCGGAGACCTCGTTCGACCTGCCCATGGACGCGAAGCCCGGGCCGGGGACGCTGGTCGTGCGTCCAGAGGATCTGGAGCTGGGGGAGACTGGAACGCCGCTGGTGCTCTCCGCTCGTCTGTTTCTGGGGCACGCGGCGGAGTACCGCTTCCCGGTGGGGGATGCGTTCCTGCGCGTCATCGGGCCGGCGCTGGAGGGCGTGCGCGCCGGTCAGACGCTCCGGGTGCGCGTGCGCAAGGCCACGGTGTTCGACGCGGGCGCCTGA
- a CDS encoding pyridoxamine 5'-phosphate oxidase family protein, giving the protein MKTVNDVETLERLYGVPGKSSVLKEVDHLHPAYRPFIERSPFMVLATSGPEGLDASPRGDPAGFVVIEDARTLLLPDRRGNNRMDSLRNIVADPRVALLFFVPGVNETLRVNGRASIVIEPSLLERFTFEGKQPRSVLRIFVETVYFQCSRALIRSGLWDPARQVPRAEFPSPGSILEALSPEDFDGGEYDRELPARVKTTLY; this is encoded by the coding sequence ATGAAGACCGTGAACGATGTGGAGACGCTCGAACGCCTGTACGGGGTTCCTGGGAAGTCGTCCGTGCTCAAGGAGGTGGACCACCTCCACCCGGCGTACCGACCCTTCATCGAACGCTCACCGTTCATGGTGCTCGCCACGTCCGGCCCTGAAGGGCTGGATGCCTCGCCGCGAGGAGACCCCGCCGGGTTCGTGGTCATCGAGGACGCGCGCACGCTGCTCTTGCCCGACCGCCGGGGCAACAACCGCATGGACTCGCTGCGGAACATCGTGGCGGATCCGCGCGTCGCGCTGCTGTTCTTCGTCCCGGGCGTGAACGAAACCCTGCGCGTCAACGGGCGGGCGAGCATCGTCATCGAGCCGTCGCTGCTGGAGCGCTTCACCTTCGAGGGGAAACAGCCCCGCTCCGTGCTGCGCATCTTCGTGGAGACGGTCTACTTCCAGTGCAGTCGCGCCTTGATCCGCTCCGGGCTCTGGGACCCGGCCCGGCAAGTCCCCCGTGCCGAATTCCCGAGCCCCGGATCCATCCTCGAAGCGCTGAGCCCGGAAGACTTCGACGGAGGCGAGTACGACCGTGAGCTGCCAGCCCGGGTGAAGACGACGCTGTACTGA
- a CDS encoding carboxymuconolactone decarboxylase family protein: MKARMNPFAVAPDALKSMMEYSGKVSALGLESNLQELVKIRASQLNGCAFCIHMHTRDARAHGETEERIYLLDGWRESPLYTERERAALGWTEALTLVSQTHAPDADYAALKPHFTEEEIVSLTLLIGLINTWNRISVGFRSMHPVTSRSEAA; this comes from the coding sequence ATGAAGGCCAGGATGAATCCTTTCGCGGTCGCGCCGGACGCCCTCAAGTCCATGATGGAGTACAGCGGGAAGGTGTCGGCGCTCGGGCTGGAGTCGAACCTCCAGGAGTTGGTGAAGATTCGCGCCTCGCAGCTCAATGGCTGCGCCTTCTGCATCCACATGCACACCCGTGACGCCCGCGCGCACGGGGAGACCGAGGAGCGCATCTATCTGCTGGACGGCTGGCGTGAGTCGCCGCTGTACACTGAGCGCGAGCGGGCGGCCCTGGGCTGGACCGAGGCCCTGACGCTCGTCTCCCAGACGCACGCCCCGGATGCGGACTACGCTGCGCTCAAGCCGCACTTCACGGAAGAGGAGATCGTGAGCCTGACCCTCCTGATTGGCCTGATCAACACCTGGAACCGGATCTCCGTCGGCTTCCGGTCCATGCACCCGGTGACCTCGCGCAGTGAAGCCGCCTGA
- a CDS encoding sigma-70 family RNA polymerase sigma factor — translation MNPADAFDPLRPRLLRIAYRMLGIVAEAEDVVQEAYLRWHQTDRDAVRDAEAVLVRTVTRLCLDVLKSARVRREEYVGTWLPEPIIETVEGDDLTLTLMMALERLSPLERAAFLLHDVFGMDFEEVAKAIDRDPAACRQLASRARAHVQEARPRFPVTEAKGHELASAFHAASRSGDTHALQALLAQDVVLYSDGGGKAKAVLNPIYGQAKIVRMLEAFVRRTGVNSSQLVYEGSIDGLPAFVTLEADGTLQTTALGIEDGRIVALYITRNPDKLMGIRRAVGGEPS, via the coding sequence GTGAACCCCGCGGACGCCTTCGACCCGCTCCGCCCCCGCCTGCTCCGCATCGCGTACCGGATGCTGGGCATCGTCGCGGAGGCGGAGGACGTGGTGCAGGAGGCGTACCTCCGTTGGCACCAGACGGACCGCGACGCCGTGCGGGACGCCGAGGCCGTGCTCGTCCGCACGGTGACCCGGCTGTGCCTGGACGTCCTGAAGTCCGCGCGCGTGCGGCGCGAGGAGTACGTGGGGACCTGGCTTCCAGAGCCCATCATCGAGACAGTGGAGGGCGACGACTTGACGCTGACCCTGATGATGGCCCTGGAGCGCCTGTCCCCGCTGGAGCGCGCCGCGTTCCTCCTGCACGACGTGTTCGGCATGGACTTCGAGGAGGTGGCGAAGGCCATCGACCGCGATCCCGCGGCGTGCCGACAGCTCGCCAGCCGGGCGCGGGCCCACGTCCAGGAGGCCCGGCCCCGCTTCCCCGTGACCGAGGCGAAGGGCCACGAGCTGGCCTCGGCGTTCCATGCCGCGTCCCGGAGCGGTGACACGCACGCGCTCCAGGCGCTGCTGGCCCAGGACGTCGTGCTCTATTCGGACGGGGGCGGCAAGGCGAAGGCGGTGCTCAATCCCATCTACGGCCAAGCCAAGATCGTGCGCATGCTCGAGGCGTTCGTCCGACGCACGGGCGTGAACTCGTCACAGCTCGTGTACGAGGGCTCCATCGACGGCCTGCCCGCGTTCGTCACGCTGGAGGCGGATGGGACGCTGCAGACCACGGCGCTCGGCATCGAGGACGGCCGCATCGTCGCCCTCTACATCACGCGCAACCCCGACAAGCTGATGGGCATCCGGCGGGCGGTGGGCGGCGAGCCGTCGTAG
- a CDS encoding LysR family transcriptional regulator: protein MELRHLRYFVAVAEELSFTRAAKRLHIAQPPLSQQIRKFETELGGALFEREARAVRLTKLGRELLPEAHQLLERAKRFQEHAARQARGEQDVLVLGLISSFATPRFATMLRAFQKKVPGVHIELSNHPSAWQLEALERGTLDVGILRPRERMPPNVVSHLIRREPFRLAVPSRHPFAKRKAVAWKDLRDEPLVLVEPGVAPPDYYAAFFDRLRDAGVEPAVRQYAQNVATKIWFVSAGFGIAPMPHTPDTEHHSGVAFIDLPDDAPVTNTAIAWRKAGSTPALLRFVEFARESFAAH from the coding sequence ATGGAGCTGCGCCACCTGCGGTACTTCGTCGCGGTCGCGGAGGAGCTCAGCTTCACCCGCGCCGCGAAGCGGCTGCACATTGCCCAGCCGCCGCTCAGTCAGCAGATCCGCAAGTTCGAAACCGAGCTGGGCGGAGCCCTCTTCGAACGCGAAGCCCGCGCGGTGCGCCTCACGAAGCTGGGGCGCGAGCTGCTGCCGGAAGCGCACCAACTCCTGGAGCGCGCGAAGCGGTTCCAGGAACACGCGGCACGGCAGGCCCGAGGCGAACAGGACGTGCTGGTGCTGGGGCTCATCTCGTCGTTCGCGACGCCCCGGTTCGCCACGATGCTCCGGGCCTTCCAGAAGAAGGTACCGGGGGTCCACATCGAGCTGAGCAACCATCCGTCCGCGTGGCAGTTGGAGGCGTTGGAGCGCGGCACGCTGGACGTGGGCATCCTGCGCCCGCGCGAGCGGATGCCTCCGAACGTCGTCTCACACCTCATCCGACGGGAGCCCTTCCGGCTGGCGGTGCCCTCACGGCATCCGTTCGCGAAGCGGAAGGCGGTGGCGTGGAAGGACCTGCGGGATGAACCGCTCGTCCTCGTGGAGCCCGGCGTCGCGCCACCGGACTACTACGCGGCGTTCTTCGACCGGCTCCGCGACGCGGGCGTCGAGCCCGCCGTGCGCCAGTACGCGCAGAACGTCGCGACGAAGATCTGGTTCGTCTCCGCGGGCTTCGGCATCGCGCCCATGCCGCACACGCCCGACACGGAGCACCACTCCGGCGTGGCCTTCATCGACCTGCCGGACGATGCGCCGGTGACGAACACCGCCATCGCCTGGCGCAAGGCCGGAAGCACCCCGGCCCTGCTCCGGTTCGTCGAGTTCGCGCGCGAGTCCTTCGCCGCGCACTGA
- a CDS encoding MFS transporter: METSSAVLTAAVPQAVPMDRRLLWTMTTATVLAVGNVYYSQPLLGVIAQTFGLSASAVGSVPMMSQLGYVAGLVLLTPLGDVLEKRGLLVTMLGLAAAALFAAGLAPTFPLFLAACVAIGLTAVLVQILIPFVAALSSPEERGRNLGVVLSAALVGVLISRTLSGFVATHLGWRGVYFAAGATMVGVAMTLRLGLPRYESSTRLTYPRLLQSLWTLQRDVPGLRAIALTGALMYAALSAFWASLAFFLSSDAYHQGPGTAGMFGLIGTVGALAANVTGRHAQRIGARRIVRACIVTMLAAFGVFAVFGTLWAGLIAGVVLLDLGAQAATVSNQTELYRLHPTAQTRLNTLYKMFYFVGGACGSALSAIAWDHAGWRGVCSVGGGFLVLAFVWEQIQARRAAASPAVI, translated from the coding sequence ATGGAGACTTCCTCCGCCGTGCTCACCGCCGCCGTGCCCCAGGCCGTGCCGATGGACCGCCGGCTGCTGTGGACGATGACGACGGCGACGGTGCTCGCGGTGGGCAACGTCTATTACAGCCAGCCGCTCCTGGGCGTCATCGCGCAGACCTTCGGCCTGTCCGCCTCCGCCGTGGGCTCCGTGCCGATGATGTCGCAGCTGGGCTACGTGGCCGGACTGGTGCTCCTGACGCCGCTGGGCGACGTGCTGGAGAAGCGCGGTCTGCTGGTGACGATGCTGGGGCTCGCGGCGGCGGCGCTCTTCGCGGCGGGCCTGGCTCCCACGTTCCCTCTGTTCCTGGCGGCCTGCGTGGCCATTGGGCTCACGGCGGTGCTGGTGCAGATCCTCATCCCCTTCGTCGCGGCGCTCAGCTCGCCCGAGGAGCGGGGGAGGAACCTGGGTGTGGTGCTCAGCGCCGCGCTGGTGGGCGTGCTCATCTCCCGCACGCTCAGCGGCTTCGTGGCCACGCACCTGGGCTGGCGCGGGGTGTACTTCGCGGCCGGTGCGACCATGGTGGGCGTGGCGATGACGCTGCGGCTGGGGCTGCCTCGCTACGAGTCCTCCACGCGGCTGACCTATCCGCGCCTCCTGCAATCGTTGTGGACGCTGCAGCGGGACGTGCCGGGGCTTCGGGCCATCGCGCTCACGGGCGCGCTGATGTACGCCGCGCTCTCCGCGTTCTGGGCTTCGCTGGCGTTCTTCCTTAGCAGTGACGCGTACCACCAGGGGCCGGGCACGGCGGGCATGTTCGGTCTCATCGGGACGGTGGGGGCGCTCGCCGCGAACGTCACGGGCCGGCACGCGCAGCGCATTGGCGCGCGGCGCATCGTCCGGGCGTGCATCGTCACGATGCTGGCGGCGTTCGGCGTGTTCGCCGTCTTCGGCACGCTGTGGGCCGGGCTCATCGCGGGCGTGGTGCTGCTGGACCTGGGGGCGCAGGCCGCCACGGTGTCCAACCAGACGGAGCTGTACCGCCTGCACCCCACCGCGCAGACGCGCCTCAACACGCTCTACAAGATGTTCTACTTCGTGGGCGGCGCCTGTGGTTCCGCGCTCTCCGCCATCGCGTGGGACCACGCGGGCTGGCGGGGTGTGTGCTCGGTGGGCGGTGGGTTCCTGGTCCTCGCGTTCGTGTGGGAACAGATCCAGGCGCGGCGGGCCGCGGCGTCGCCTGCCGTCATTTGA
- a CDS encoding LysR family transcriptional regulator, which yields MSDPLQGVAVFVEAVEAGGFSAAAAKLNLSRSAVGKTVARLEERLGVRLFHRTTRSQGLTQDGQVFYERCLRALGELRAGEALLESGKQEVAGRLRVSMPVLYGRRCVAPILRDLARAHPKLELDLSFNDRIVDLMEDGFDLVLRSVGTRGLDAGDGLTARRVGFQRMTVCASPGYLRKHGTPRTLEALSGHDAIRYVRSGTTRPWLFPQEDGTNVELVPRARLRFDDLEAILDAAIAGMGLAWLPCWLIQDAVRDKKLVRVLTDLPGLCFDVHALWPTSPHLPVRVRVAIDALAQKLPAFVK from the coding sequence ATGAGCGATCCCCTGCAGGGCGTGGCCGTCTTCGTGGAGGCAGTGGAGGCCGGAGGCTTCTCCGCCGCGGCCGCGAAGCTGAACCTGTCGCGCTCCGCCGTGGGCAAGACGGTGGCGCGACTGGAGGAACGGCTAGGCGTGCGCCTCTTCCACCGCACCACGCGTTCACAGGGCCTGACCCAGGACGGCCAGGTCTTCTACGAACGATGCCTGCGCGCATTGGGTGAACTGCGCGCGGGCGAGGCCCTGCTCGAATCCGGCAAGCAGGAGGTCGCGGGCCGTCTGCGCGTCAGCATGCCCGTCCTCTACGGCCGCCGCTGCGTGGCGCCCATCCTGCGCGACCTGGCCCGCGCGCACCCGAAGCTGGAGTTGGATCTGTCGTTCAACGACCGCATCGTGGACCTGATGGAGGACGGCTTCGACCTGGTCCTCCGCAGTGTCGGGACCCGGGGACTCGACGCGGGTGACGGACTCACCGCCCGCCGCGTGGGCTTCCAGCGCATGACTGTCTGTGCGTCACCCGGCTACCTCCGCAAGCACGGCACGCCGCGCACGCTGGAAGCACTGTCCGGCCACGACGCCATCCGCTACGTCCGCTCGGGGACGACGCGCCCGTGGCTGTTTCCCCAGGAGGACGGCACGAACGTGGAGCTTGTCCCCCGGGCGAGGCTGCGCTTCGACGACCTGGAGGCCATCCTGGACGCGGCCATCGCGGGCATGGGGCTGGCGTGGCTGCCCTGCTGGCTCATCCAAGACGCCGTGCGCGACAAGAAGCTGGTGCGCGTGCTGACGGACCTCCCGGGGCTCTGCTTCGACGTCCACGCGCTCTGGCCCACGTCGCCGCACCTGCCCGTGCGGGTGCGCGTCGCCATCGACGCGCTCGCGCAGAAGCTTCCCGCCTTCGTCAAATGA
- a CDS encoding zinc-dependent alcohol dehydrogenase family protein, with amino-acid sequence MGTSTMKRWELDAVGRDGPHLRTVAVPEPGPGEVLVKVAAVSLNYRDLLVLESGMGLSLEFPFTPGSDLAGVVSAVGAGVTRFAVGEKVISTFSPGRLDGPALGTARVPPYKTLGGAYPGVLAEYVAFPEDWFVKAPTTLDAGEASTLPCAGLTAWTALVENGPVRPGQTVLVQGTGGVALFGLQLARAQGADVIVTSGSDEKLARAKSLGATHVIHREREDWVEAVYCITADRGVDHILELAGGPNLGRSIEAVALHGTISVIGVFEGFTVTGPSGPLLLKEPTIRGINVGTRRALESLVRAVDATGLKPVIDARYPLEALPAALEHLRKGAFGKIVVESH; translated from the coding sequence GTGGGAACTTCGACGATGAAGCGCTGGGAGCTGGATGCCGTGGGACGTGACGGACCGCACCTGCGGACCGTGGCGGTTCCGGAGCCCGGGCCTGGCGAGGTGCTGGTGAAGGTCGCGGCCGTGTCGCTGAACTACCGGGACCTGCTGGTGCTGGAGAGCGGGATGGGGCTGTCGCTGGAGTTCCCGTTCACGCCGGGCTCGGACCTGGCGGGCGTGGTGTCGGCCGTGGGAGCGGGCGTGACGCGGTTCGCGGTGGGGGAGAAGGTCATCTCCACGTTTTCGCCGGGGCGCCTGGACGGGCCAGCGCTGGGGACGGCGCGTGTGCCTCCGTACAAGACGCTCGGTGGGGCGTATCCGGGCGTGCTCGCGGAGTACGTCGCGTTTCCGGAGGACTGGTTCGTGAAAGCGCCCACCACGCTGGACGCGGGCGAGGCCAGCACGTTGCCGTGCGCGGGGCTGACCGCGTGGACCGCGCTGGTCGAGAACGGCCCGGTGCGTCCGGGACAGACGGTGCTGGTGCAGGGCACGGGCGGCGTGGCGCTGTTCGGGTTGCAGCTCGCTCGGGCCCAGGGCGCGGACGTCATCGTCACGTCGGGCAGCGACGAGAAGCTGGCGCGCGCGAAGTCGCTGGGCGCGACGCACGTCATCCACCGCGAGCGCGAGGACTGGGTGGAGGCCGTCTACTGCATCACCGCGGACCGGGGCGTGGACCACATCCTGGAGCTGGCGGGCGGCCCGAACCTGGGCCGGTCCATCGAGGCGGTGGCGTTGCACGGGACCATCTCCGTGATTGGCGTCTTCGAGGGTTTCACGGTGACGGGACCGTCCGGGCCGCTCCTGCTCAAGGAGCCGACGATTCGCGGCATCAACGTGGGCACCCGGAGGGCGCTGGAGTCCCTGGTGCGCGCGGTGGATGCCACCGGGCTCAAGCCGGTCATCGACGCGCGCTATCCGCTGGAGGCCCTGCCTGCTGCCCTGGAGCACCTGCGGAAGGGCGCGTTCGGGAAGATCGTGGTGGAGTCCCACTGA
- a CDS encoding class I SAM-dependent methyltransferase, translating into MSSRPSAESPRRFQDEPLVVVLRHLEALLASGPVSIDVPDPDLGHGCYPGERVEGGLVHRPLRSWCDLAEGLSCRLRTPRGVDATHVRLTFEPLGSEASWHAGGGARTEAPQERYGAASDFARVRKFEDAGFLLPWLEAVGRLALPPGARLLDLGVNRGDELAAFAEVEGIRFVGVDHSASALAEARAAFPDPRHAFVQADLNALPSDLGRFDAVVSVGTLQSPGVDDRALLRKLVQEHLEPKASLVLGFPNSRFRDGEVVYGARVRNLREPDLSLLVKDLSFYRRYLHQHGFRTFLGGKYDLLLTAVRGQASGSGDEDA; encoded by the coding sequence ATGTCGTCGCGCCCCTCCGCCGAAAGCCCACGCCGCTTCCAAGACGAGCCGTTGGTTGTCGTCCTGCGCCACCTGGAGGCGCTGTTGGCGTCCGGGCCCGTGTCCATCGACGTGCCGGATCCGGACCTGGGCCACGGGTGCTATCCCGGCGAGCGCGTGGAGGGTGGGCTCGTGCACCGTCCGCTGCGGAGCTGGTGCGACCTGGCGGAGGGGCTGTCGTGCCGCCTGCGCACGCCTCGCGGGGTGGATGCGACGCACGTGCGGCTCACGTTCGAGCCACTGGGCTCGGAGGCCTCGTGGCACGCGGGAGGCGGGGCTCGGACGGAGGCGCCGCAGGAGCGCTATGGCGCCGCGTCCGACTTCGCGCGCGTGCGGAAGTTCGAGGACGCGGGCTTCCTGCTGCCCTGGCTGGAGGCGGTGGGGCGGCTGGCGCTGCCACCGGGCGCGAGGCTCCTGGACCTGGGCGTCAACCGGGGGGATGAGCTGGCAGCGTTCGCGGAGGTGGAGGGAATCCGCTTCGTCGGTGTGGACCACAGCGCGAGCGCGTTGGCGGAGGCTCGCGCGGCGTTTCCGGATCCGCGCCATGCGTTCGTGCAGGCGGATCTGAACGCGTTGCCCTCGGACCTGGGCCGCTTCGACGCGGTGGTGTCGGTGGGCACGTTGCAGAGCCCGGGCGTGGATGACCGGGCGCTCTTGCGCAAGCTGGTGCAGGAGCACCTGGAGCCCAAGGCCTCGCTGGTGCTGGGCTTCCCCAACTCACGCTTCCGCGACGGAGAGGTCGTGTACGGCGCGCGCGTGCGCAACCTGCGCGAACCGGACCTGTCGCTGCTGGTGAAGGACCTGTCCTTCTACCGCCGCTATCTGCACCAGCACGGCTTCCGCACGTTCCTGGGCGGCAAGTACGACCTGCTGCTCACGGCGGTGAGAGGTCAGGCTTCCGGTTCGGGTGATGAAGACGCCTGA
- a CDS encoding YdeI/OmpD-associated family protein, which produces MAARKFKAKLEVANDIGGRFVRCPFDSREEYGEARPPVVGTVNGQPFRSRLMVYGGITYLGFTKEVREAAGVEDGAMLSITLERDTAPREIEVPEDLQRALDAEPALRDVFTNLAFTHRKEFVKALTEAKKEETRARRLAQTLEKLRAKVAK; this is translated from the coding sequence ATGGCCGCGCGCAAGTTCAAGGCGAAGCTCGAGGTTGCCAACGACATAGGAGGCCGGTTCGTGCGCTGTCCGTTCGACAGCCGCGAGGAGTACGGCGAAGCCCGGCCGCCCGTGGTGGGCACCGTCAACGGACAGCCCTTCCGGAGCCGGTTGATGGTGTACGGAGGCATCACCTACCTGGGCTTCACCAAGGAGGTGCGCGAGGCCGCGGGCGTCGAGGACGGCGCGATGCTGAGCATCACGCTGGAGCGGGACACGGCACCTCGGGAGATCGAGGTGCCGGAAGACCTCCAGCGCGCGCTGGACGCGGAGCCCGCGCTGCGGGACGTCTTCACGAACCTGGCGTTCACGCACCGCAAGGAGTTCGTGAAGGCGCTCACCGAAGCGAAGAAAGAAGAGACCCGCGCCCGTCGCCTGGCCCAGACGCTGGAGAAGCTGCGCGCCAAGGTGGCAAAGTAG
- a CDS encoding class I SAM-dependent methyltransferase — protein sequence MRNALMAASFLVLAGCSHSTPTAPASSTQTQAAAVSAQALVDAPDRTEADRKLDAGRHPAALLEFVGVKPGMHVAELMAGGGYTTELLARAVGPEGKVYGENPKVVLERFAEKPWQERLARPMNQNVVRLDRELDAPFPPELNGTLDAVVSHIIYHDTGWLGVDRAKMNAAVFQALKPGGVYVILDSSAKAGTGITEGQTLHRIDEQLVRDEVQAAGFQFQEESKTWRNPEDTRDWSSSPGAAGERRGTSDRFAFKFVKP from the coding sequence ATGCGAAATGCACTGATGGCGGCATCGTTCCTGGTCCTCGCGGGCTGTTCCCACTCGACGCCCACGGCTCCGGCGTCTTCCACCCAGACGCAGGCGGCGGCCGTATCCGCACAGGCGCTGGTGGATGCGCCGGACCGCACGGAGGCGGACCGCAAGCTGGACGCGGGCCGGCATCCGGCCGCCCTGCTGGAGTTCGTGGGCGTGAAGCCCGGCATGCACGTGGCGGAGCTGATGGCGGGTGGCGGCTACACCACGGAGCTGCTGGCGCGCGCGGTGGGGCCCGAGGGCAAGGTGTACGGCGAGAACCCCAAGGTCGTGCTGGAGCGGTTCGCGGAGAAGCCGTGGCAGGAGCGGCTGGCGCGGCCGATGAACCAGAACGTGGTGCGCCTGGACCGTGAGCTGGACGCGCCCTTCCCGCCCGAGCTGAACGGCACGCTGGACGCGGTGGTGAGCCACATCATCTACCACGACACGGGATGGCTGGGCGTCGACCGGGCGAAGATGAACGCGGCGGTGTTCCAGGCGCTCAAGCCGGGCGGCGTGTACGTCATCCTCGACTCCAGCGCGAAGGCGGGCACGGGCATCACGGAAGGCCAGACGCTGCACCGCATCGACGAGCAATTGGTGCGTGACGAGGTGCAGGCCGCGGGCTTCCAGTTCCAGGAGGAGAGCAAGACCTGGCGCAACCCGGAGGACACGCGCGACTGGAGCTCCAGTCCGGGCGCCGCGGGCGAGCGCCGGGGCACGAGCGACCGGTTCGCGTTCAAGTTCGTCAAGCCGTAG